A part of Aegilops tauschii subsp. strangulata cultivar AL8/78 chromosome 2, Aet v6.0, whole genome shotgun sequence genomic DNA contains:
- the LOC109771947 gene encoding uncharacterized protein yields MKIEKANAGHLTNFEVLDFLRKRGAKTDPMGCLGAVAASECKVYEYLLKTPACNQTRESVTEFASTCEGFKLTDADKQNIINWRPTSAADVYAMVEECGKRFCKDERGVPQDEEDRAKELVALVNEIFPAPPAKPKDEVDMKPEDEVDAKPEDEVDMDMKDS; encoded by the exons ATGAAGAT TGAGAAAGCAAATGCAGGACATCTCACCAACTTCGAAGTTCTCGACTTCTTACGGAAAAGAGGTGCAAAAACTGATCCGATGGGATGTTTGGGGGCCGTTGCTGCATCAGAGTGTAAG GTATACGAGTACCTCCTGAAAACTCCTGCTTGCAATCAGACAAGGGAATCAGTTACTGAATTTGCAAGCACATGTGAGGGTTTCAAGCTTACTGATGCTGACAAGCAAAACATTATCAATTGGAGGCCAACCTCAGCAGCTGATGTTTATGCG ATGGTGGAGGAGTGTGGGAAAAGATTTTGCAAGGACGAGCGAGGAGTGCCGCAGGATGAAGAGGACCGTGCCAAGGAACTTGTGGCTCTTGTAAACGAGATTTTTCCAGCACCACCTGCAAAGCCAAAGGATGAGGTGGATATGAAGCCAGAGGATGAAGTGGATGCGAAGCCAGAGGATGAAGTGGATATGGATATGAAGGACAGCTGA